GACAAGAACGTCTTTATCCATGATTTTTACGGTGTCTTTTCGGTAGGCTATAGCTTCTGATAATTCACCGGCAGCCACTGGCTGCCGGTGAATAACTTTACACCCTGTTTGCGACGCACAAAAGGACGCATGGCGCGTACTGAATTTCTCTTCGATAAGAACCAAGAACCTCACCTCGGCCGCACGGCTGCGATATTGAAAAAGCATCCCGAGATGCGCAAATTCATCGGCAAGAAGAACCCGTGGAGCGCGGTCGTCATTCTTTTCACCGTCGCGCTGCAGCTCACCATTGCCTGGTTTTTGCGCGAGCAAGAATGGTACATTATTCTGCCCGCAGCATGGCTCGTCGGCACGATCATCAACCACAGCTACATCGGCCTGCTGCACGACGCCTCGCACGGCCTCATCTTTCGCGGCAAATTCTGGAACGACGTTTTTGGCCTCATTGTCAATGCCCCGATGCTCGTGCCGTCTTACGTCTCATTCAAAAAATACCACATGAAGCACCATGCGTTTCAGGGTGTCTATGAACTCGATGCGGATTTACCGGCGTTATGGGAGGTAAAGGCCGTAAAGAATATCTGGTACCGTAAAATGCTATGGCTCGCTTTTTACCCCCTCATTCAAACGCTGCGCACGATGCGTGTGCGCGAAGTTGCCTTTTTTGACGGCTGGGTGCTCGCAAACTGGGTCACCACCTTTGCGACGGATTTTCTTGTTTTCTATTTCATGGGCCCCATGGCGTTTCTTTACGTCGCCGCGTCGTTCTGGTTCGGCTTCGGTCTTTCGATCGTCGGCGGCAGGTTGATTCAAGAACACTACATGGTCGCCGAACCACAAGAGACCTACAGCTACTACGGCCCGCTCTCGCTCGTCTCTTGCCACGTCGGGTACCACAACGAGCACCACGACTTTCCGTCTGCGGCATGGAACTACCTGCCGCAGATTCGTGCTGCCGCGCCTGAGTTCTACAATAACATCAAGTACCACACCTCATGGGGCGCACTCGTTCTGAAGTTCATCTTCGACAAAAACATGTCTCTCGCCAACCGCGTCGTACGCAAAGAACGCGGCGGCGTGGGCTTGGATGATGAAGTTATTCCTGATGTAAGAATTGCGAATGCGTGAGGCAGCCTTCGAGCACCTCAGGCTGCGCCTGCCGCGTTCGCTGAGGCGCTCGAAGCGAACACCGTAGGCCAAAGACTATGATCGACCGCTACTCCACTCCCGAAATTCGCCGCCTTTGGTCGCTGCAGCGCAAATTTGAAGTCTGGCGCGATATTGAAATTGCGGCATGTGAATACTGGCACACGAAGGGAAACATCACCGACGCCGAGCTGAACGATATTCGCACAAAATCTACCTTTACTGTTGAACGCATCAACGAAATCGAAGCGGAAATTCATCACGATGTGATTGCCTTCTTGACGGCGCTCGCTGAAAATATTGGGCCAGCTTCGCGGCACGTGCACTTTGGTCTGACATCTTCTGATGTCGGCGACACGGCGCAGATGCTGCTGATTGTCGAAGCGGGCGAATTGATTCGCAAAGCAATGCGCGGGCTTTTGCAGTCGCTCTACAAAATCTCTGTAGACCACAAAGATCTTGTGGTTGCCGGCCGCACGCATGGGGTCCATGCCGAGCCGACGACTCTGGGGCTGAAGTTTTTGGGGCATTACGCTGAACTGAGCCGCGCCGATGCACGCCTCGCGCACGCCATCGAAGACTGCCGCTACGGAAAAATTTCGGGCGCGGTGGGCACGTACTCGCAGATGCCGCCCGAACTTGAGGCGTATGTGCTCGGCAAATTTGGCCTGAAGCCAGAAACCGTCAGCACACAGGTTATCCCCCGTGATCGCCATGCATACTTTCTGCAGGCGATTGCGCTGACGGGCCAGGCGCTTTACCGCCTGATGCAAGAGATTCGCCTGCTACAGCGAACCGAAGGCCGTGAGGTTGAAGAACCTTTTCAAAAGGGGCAAAAAGGTTCGAGCGCGATGCCGCATAAGCGCAACCCTATTCTCGCCGAGCGCATCTGCGGCCTCGCGCGTGTGCTTTCGGGTTATGCAACCACTGCAGAATTCAACATACCACTCTGGCACGAACGCGATATTTCGCATTCGGGAGCCGAACGTGTCATCTTGCCCGATGCGACAGCGCTCATCGAATATATGCTGCTCAGGTCGAAGTTTGTCATCGAGAATCTGCAGGTTCACCCCAAAAACATCGAGCGCGTGCTCGACGCGACGCATGGCCTGTTATTTTCTTCGCGCGCATTGCTCACCGTCACCGCGCAGACGGCCATGAGCCGTGAAGATGCCTATGCAATCGTGCAGTCGGCGGCGATGGCAACCTGGGAAAACCCCGGTTCGGGCAACCTGCGCTCACGGTTAGAAGCGCATGAAGCTCTGAAAGCAATACCCAAGGCTGAATGGGATAATGTTTTCGATGCCAGATCGTTTCTGGCGCATGTCGATACGATTTTTGCAAGGGTCGCGAACCCAAATTAGTTTCTTCGAAATCGTCGCCCTTCGACAGGCTCAGGGTGACGATAAGGCAGGTTCTATGTGTTTCCGGTTGTGCTTTCGGCTGGCCTAAAAGGACCGAGGTTGTCACCCTGAGCTTGTCGAAGGGTGAGCCCGCTTCTCGAACGAATCAGACCGGATATTTTGTCTTAAACTCGTCTTCGGTGATAAAAGAAAAGAAGTTCATTAAGCCGGCGACCTTGAAGATCTTTTCGATCATCGGTTTAATGCCGGTCAGATGCACCGTGCCGCTCTGTGCCTGCACCGCGTTCACGATCTTGATCAGTACGCCAATACCGCTCGAGTCGATATAGCTCACATCATTCAGCTGCAGAATGACTTTTTCGCCGGTTTTCAGGGGAATCGAGTCTGTCTGACTCTTGAGCTCGACAGAAGTGTACATATCGAGGCTGCCCTTGAGGTAGACGACATAATATCCCTGTTTTTCGTGCAGCTTTATATCCATTCCATTTCCCCTAACTCAGCAATGCGATGCAAATATCGTTTACACTACATATATGCATCTGTCACGTCGATAATAGAGTACCATGAGACGCCAAGCATTTATTTTGTTTCTGCTGACCCTATGCTTGCCATTTGGCATCGCACACGCGCAGATGAACGGGACAGGCGATCTCAGCCACCCGACTGTCGATGAACTGCATTTGAAGCTGAATGAGCTGGTGAGCCGCTTCAAGGCAGACGAAGACCAGAAGCGCAAGAATGCCGAACAGGCCAAAGTGAAGGGCGACAAACCCCAGAACACCGGGCCATCCGACGAGTTTCGCATCGTTCTGCAACGCGGCGGCATGCGTACAGCGGGCGACAGGGACAACCCGGTCGTTCTTGAAGAAGTCATCATGAAAATGGCGGGCAGCAACGTTGTCGCGATTGAATTGAAATACGAAGAGGCGGCACTGCGCCGGCAGTTTATTCACAAACGGTCTATCAAGAACGACGACATCAAAAAGACCAGTTACGGCCATATCAACCTCTATTACCACGCCGAAGGCGACGTTTCGAAATCTGAGGTTCTCGTGAACATGAGCTCTACCGACCGCGCCAAACTGCTCGCGATCTATATCGACGGGCTGCTTCGGGCGATTCGCGACCTCGACGACCGCGTGCTTGCGGCGAAGAAATTTGCCGGTAAAAAAATGAACAATGCGCTCAACATGGGCGTTCGCATACGCTAGATGCTGAAAGCTCAGGCTTTTATTCTCGGCAATGCCGCCGCAATGGCAGTCATTGGTTATATTCTCGTCGCGCTCAACAAAGACTCACTCGGTGCGGTGGCGATCACCACGTACATCGGCATCGTCGTCATGGCCGTTTCACTGAAGCTTTCAGGCTATCTGATACCCCGTCCGCCGGCACCGACTGACCCTGCTGTCAAACAATATGGCGACGTGATGGATTGGGCGATGCTGCTTTTCGTCTGGCCCAGCTTTGCCGCGCCGCTGATCGTATTGCCCTATCTCATCGGCAGCGTGACTCTGATTTTTGCCCTGTTCGCTGTCGGCATCGGCCTCTTTGCCGTCATTGGCATCTGGGGCGTCAAGATCAGCGCCGACCGCATCAATGGCAAGCGCCGGCATGCGAAGTGGTTTTATTTTATTCCCTCTTTACTCTACACGATACCGGCGCTGATCATCGGTTACTTTGTCGTGGCGAATTTTTCAGAGAACATTACGGTGATGCGCATCGCCAACGCCGGCGGGCTCGTTCTCGGCGGCTTCTTCAGCTTCTATTGCATCAAGCTCGCGCTCTTCGACCTATTCACGTACGACGTGCGCCGCTACGCTGTGTTTGATCTGTTGCCGCTCGTGCTGGTGCTCATCTTTGTACCGTTGGTCGCCGAAATCGCGCTGCCGCTTTTTGCAGGCCAGGTAGACCAGATGTACCTGCTCTATACGCTGAGCATTTTTGCGCTCACAGTCACGCAGGTTTTGGGCGTGCTCTCGGTAACGCGCCGCGCAAAGTTTTGAATGACAACCTGTAACATGTCTTTGTCTCACCGCTCAGCTTAGTGAGTAACGAACTTTCGCCACAGACACGAATTGTTGTCGCACCGCAGAACTTTTCGTTCAGCGATTTTGCGCTTGAGAACGGCGATCGTCTCGCCGAGGTCAACATTGCGTATGAGACCTATGGCAAACTGAACAGCGACAAGTCGAATGCGATTCTGATCGAACATGCATTCTCGGGCGACGCGCACGCCGCGTTTTATCATGAGAATGAAACCCGCCCCGGCTGGTGGGACAAAATGATCGGCCCGGGCAAGGCCTTCGACACCAATCGTTTTTTTGTGATCTGCTCAAACGTGCTGGGCGGCTGCGCTGGCTCAACCGGCCCTTCGTCGATTAACCCCGAAACGGGCAAAGAGTACGCGCTCGATTTTCCGCAAATCACGATCAAAGACATGGTCGGCGCGCAGAAGCGTCTCACCGAGCATCTCGGCATCGAAAAACTCTACAGCGTCGCCGGCGGATCAATGGGCGGTATGCAGGTTTTGCAGTGGCTGGTGAGTTACCCCCACGCGATGAAATCGGCGATACCGATCGCAACCACGGCGCGCCATTCGCCGCAGCAAATTGCGTTCAATGAGGTCGGCAGGCAGGCAATCATGGCCGACCCAAAGTGGAACAGCGGCAACTATTACGGCGTTGAAATACCCAAAGCGGGCCTGTCGGTAGCGCGCATGGTCGGCCACATTACTTACATGAGCGAAAAGTCAATGGCAGAAAAGTTCGGTCGCCGCCAGAAATCTGACCAGGATACCACCAAGTTTCACGCCGACTTTGAGGTCGAAGGCTACCTGAGAAACCGGGGCGATTTTTTCGTTCGCCGCTTCGACGCCAACTCTTACCTCTATATCAGCAAAGCGATGGATCTTTTCGACGTATCGGACGGCAGGCACCTGAGTGAAAAATTTTACGAGCTTGAAGCCAAGCTGCTGGTTCTGGCGTTCAAGTCGGACTGGCTGTACCCGGCTTACCAGTCGCTCGACATCGTGTCAGCGTGTAAGGTCGCCGGTGTGCCCGTGTCTTATATAGAGATAGAAGCCAATTATGGCCACGACTCGTTTTTGGTCGAAACCGAAAAACAATCGCAGCTCGTGCGGCATTTCTTGACACGCGTCGACGAGCAGATCAGCTGAATCAGACAGAACTTATGGAAATCCCCATTCAAGAGCTGCAGACAGAGCGCATCGACTACCGCATCATCTTGACGTTGGTCGAGCCCAAGAGCCGGGTGCTCGACATGGGTTGCGGCGATGGCGAACTGCTCTATCTGCTCAACAAGAATCTGGCAACGCGATCGCAAGGCATCGAAATCGACCATGACCAGATTGTGCAGTCCGTCGAGCGGGGTATTAACGTGCTCTTAGGCGACCTCGACAGCGGCCTCACGGATTTTAAGGACAATTCGTTCGATTACGTGATTTTGAACAATGCATTACAAGAGCTGCGTTACCCCGATGATGTGATTAAAGATGCGCTGCGCGTCGGTCGCCGCCTGATTGTGGGTTTTCCGAATTTTGCCTATTACAAGGCACGGCTGCAGTTTTTCTTTTCTGGCCGAACACCCGTGACACCGTCATTGCCCTTCGCCTGGTACGAAAGCCCAAATTTACATCTGCTGACGATTGACGATTTTAAAGAATATTGCCGCAAACGCAAATACCGCATTATCAGCGAGCGTTATGTGAGAAACCAGAAAGAAATCAGCCTGCGCCCTAACCTGCTCGCGCAGTGGGGCATCTTCATGATCACGCGCTGATTAGCCGAAACTTCATGCTAAGCCGAATCGCAAATACCATAAAAAGTCTTTACGAAAACCACACGCTGGCTCTCGCTCTGGGGCTTGCCTTCATCATTCGCAGTGTCGCGGCATATAGTAACTACGGGCCGTTTGCGGTCGACGACTACCTGAATGTCATCGAACCGGCATTGCGTTACTTGATGCTCGGCGAAAAGCCCGAGATACCTGCGCTGCGCTTTGAAATTCTGCCCTACGCATTTGCGTGGTTCATGAAGCCGCTCTATCTGATAGGTGTCAAACGCGCCGACTATCTCGTCAGCTGCGCCTATTTTATCATGGGCATCATTTCGCTGCTGCAGATAGTTGCAATGCACCGCATCGGCTCCCTCGTGCTCAAGCCTGCAGCTCAGCGAATGATGACGCTCTTTGCAGCGACCTGGGCGATTGCCCCGCTATTTACCAACAGCGCCGATATCGCAGGGCCTTCTTATATCTGCCTTACATTTGCGGTTTTGTATCTGCTGCGGGCAACGCACCGAACTGCGGGCGAATTTCGCGATGAGGATCTATCTTTTCTTCGCGCGCCGCTCGTGTGGTGCGGTTTTTTTCTCTCGTTCGCAATTTTCTTTCGCTTTTCCCTGGCGCCTCTGTACTTTGCACTCGGCGGCTATCTGGTGTTTGCACTGCCCAAAGGCGGGCGACTCAGGGGGCTGCTGCAATTCGGCATCGGTGGCGCGATGACTGCTGTGCTCATGTCTTTGCTCGAACTACTGAACGGTAAAATGCCGTTCAGCACCGCACTCGAGTTTGTGAAGTATAATTTCGACGCACACATTGCGACGCAGAGTTATGGCAGCATGCCGTGGCATATGTACCTCGGCATCATTCTGCTTTTTCCGATTCCGGTGTTGGCATTTGTATTCTGGTGGCCGATGCTCAAGGCTGCACGCCGGTTCATGGGACCGACAGTGCTGTTTCTCGCGTTTTTGGTTTCGCATTCGGCGATTGCCTTCAAGCTCGAACGTTATGTGATTCCGGTGGTGCCGATCATGATGCTGTGGCTCTTTGCGGGCATCGAAGCATATGCCGACCGGCGCTTCATGCGCATTGCTGTCATTTTACTTTTTACCTTAAACACACTTTTTATAGCGCCGGTGGCGCTCACGATGCTGCAGCGTGCGGGGGTCGACGGCGCGATCTACGCCGGCAGCCTCAAGCCGCCGCAGATCGTGTATGGCATCGACCCATGGCGTTGGGGATATTATGGGTTAAAAAGACCCTCACCCGAATTTGTGCCTACGCTCGCAGAACTTGAAAAATCCGCCCTGGAAAAAAACTGGCCCAGATTCAGCGTCTACCGCTTTTTGTATTTCACCGAAGCGGAAAAACAGCGACTCAAACAGAAGGGCATCTCGTGCCGGCTGGCAAAGGCCTTCAAACCCGATTTTCTCGAGCGCATTTCGATTAAGCTGAACCCTGCGATGAACTTTCGCCGCAATGACACGACAGTTTACGAGTGCACGCGCCTGTAAGTGGGTGAAGCGGCGCTCACCGGCGCGAGGCCTCTTATTCGCTTAACTTAAACTTGACGCACCGATTGACTTTGCTCTTACGAGACTAAGGTTATGGATTCTGCTGAAATTGAAAGCCTGAAGAAAGAAAACGCGTCGCTGCGCCAGACCTTACGCGGCTACGAGACCGTGGTGAGGCTGAACGACGAAGAAATCAGCCAGCTCGAGCAAATGGTTGCGATGTACGAGCGTATTATCGAATACAGCCGTGTCGAGCTGCTGCAGGTGCGCGAAGAGCAAAGGGCGACCGAAAAACTCTCGGGTCTTACAGTTGAAGAACTCAAGAGTGCCAAACAGACGGTCGAAGCGTCTGAAAATGTCTCTCGTATGAGCCGTGATGAACTGATCGATGCGATGACGCGCATCAAAGAACTCGAAATGGAGAATAAGCGCCTCAAAGAACAGCGTCTCGCTGCCGGCGAAAAACTGAACTCGTAAATGGATGACCTGATCAGCGTATTACTGCTCGGTGGTATCATCGGGGTGGTCGGCATTTTCGCGTACTATGTCGTGCGCACCTACCTTGTGCCCAAGCGCGTCGAAGAGCTGGCAGAAATGATCAAGCAGGGGCACACAGGCCCTGCGATCAGCAAGCTCACGAAAATGATCGAAGAAAACGAACGCGACCCCTATTTGCATTTTCTGCTCGGCGAAGCCTATTCGAAACAAAACGATTTGCAGGGCGCTGCCAATGAATACCGACAGACGATCAAAATTGGTAAATGGGGAGCTCAGGTCAAAGAAGCGGCGGTGCGATCTCGCCTTGCGAAGATCTACATGACGAACCGCAACTACGACGAGGCAAAAAAAGAGTACCTAATTCTCACGCGCCTCGACGGTACCAACAACGAAAACTTTTACCAGGTGGGTGTACTGTTCGAAACCGCCGGGCTCAACGACAAGGCGCTGCCCTATTTCAAACAATCGGCGAAACTCAAACCGACACACGCCGATTCGTTTCATCACATCGGCATTATCGAATATAATTTCGGCAACGTGAACGACGCCAAAATGGCGCTCACCGAAGCCGTCAAACTGAACGGCAACCTGCACGGAGCGCACTATTACCTCGGCATGTGCCTCAAGAACCAGAAAGATTATGACTGGGCGGTGAAAGAATTCGAACTCGCGAGCAAAGACGAAAATTTTAAGGGACGCGCGCTACTCGCCAAAGGCCTCTGCCTCATGGAAAAAGGCCAGTTACCCACTGCTCAGGTAGAACTCGAAAAGGGATTACTGACTGCACCCAAAGGTTCAGAACTCGAGCTGAATCTTCGCTATGCAATCGGCGCCTGCGCCGAGCGTAAGCGTGACTTTCACACGGCGATCGCCAACTGGGAAAGAATCACCGATGTGAACCCAAAGTTTCGCGATGTCGCTGAAAAGCTCAAGGCCTACGAAGAATTCAGAACCGACGATACAATCAAAGACTTTATGATCGCGCCGCCGGGTAAGTTTGAAGCGCAGACACGAGCCATCGTCGAAGCGATGACGTTTAAGGTCGTCGACCTCAATGTCGTCGACGATTCAGAAGTTCATATTCTCGCAACTGAAGAAGAAGGCAATCGCCGAAACAGCAAGAAGTCAAACCGTCTGATCTATATTCTGCGCACGACCGACCTCGTGCCTGAACGCACGGTGCGGCAGCTGCACGAAGAGATGCGCAGTAAAGGCGCGAATAAAGGCGCGTGTATCAGCACTTCAGATTTCTCGAGCCAGGCGCATGCATTCATTCAATCGCGCCCGATTGAACTCTATGACCGCAAGCAGCTGATTGCCCTGCTGCGCGCCATTTAACCGTGGCAGGTGCGTCACAAGAATTTGCCTCGCTGCTCAGAGGTATTTCAACTAGTGAACTTGAAGCATTGAAGGCCTTGCCTTGGCAGGCCGAGAAGATTGCAGGTGAAGCGGTCGCTGCAAAAATCGAACCCGGGCTCGGCGTCACCGCTCTTGCGGGCGCGCTGCCTTTTCTTGAAACGCGAATCGATCGCCGCGAATATGCCGGTTACCAGTGGCTCAAGAGCGAACAGCTCGCGGGCTTTCTCGCGCTGAATCGCGCTCTGCTTCGGTGCTACCTGCAGGCTGCACGCGCCGAACGCCTCACGCTCGTCGGCAATCTGTCACAGGCCCGCCTCTATCAGGTATCGACTGAAACCGTCGGCATGTCTGCTGCATCGTTTGCGGTATTTCTCGCGCAGCGCGTCAAAGCGACTGGTGCAGGCGAAACGCTGCTCGTCGATCTCGATACCACAAACCAATTTGTGTTTCCCCTGCTGCGCCTGCCAGAAGCACCGCCGGTTCTCACTGAACAGCTACAGAAACCGTCATCTTTCAAAGCCGACCTGCAGAGATGCATTCTGAAACTGGCGAATGGCCTCAGCTACCTCAATATGCAGGCGACGAGCCTCAGGCCTTTCAGCGACGCAGAACTCGCGCGCATCGTCGGCACGCTCGATGCAGATTTCGATAGCGTCATCATCTATTCAGGTCGGCTGAAGAGCGCCTGGCTGTCGGCAAATGCCGAACAGAATTATGCCATTACCGATGGTTCATACAAATCAGAACTCGCAGCCCTCATTCGCCACTCAGGGGGATTGCACACCGTACTCATGGCGCCCGGCCGCGACAAATACCAGCCGCACCTCAACGAAGAATTTGCACGCCTGCCCGACCCGACTCTGTGGCAAGAACCTGCGCCCCACCTGAATGTTCTGCAAGAAACCATTGAACAGTTTGTGTCTGCGCGCAGGCTGACGCTCGGCGCACGCCGCACCTCGCCAATGACTCTCGACATTCTCTGGGGAATCAACCTTTATTTTCACTACGCCCGTGAAGATGAGACCGCAGCCGATAAGATTTTGAACAAGCTGCAAAAGAAAATGAGCGCGCGTTATCCTGGTTCATCATTTTTCAGCCAGCGCTCTGCTCTCAAGGCAATATCGATTCTGCCGCAGCGCGCCGCCACCACGCTGCTTTCAGTCAATTCAAACCCGATGATCGTCAGCCTGCCGCGCTCAGCCGAGCTGCGCGCTCTGGCGATATTTCCCGCGGGGGTAATACCGGCCGTGAACCATGGGCTGACGCGCATCGCCGCGGCTGGCGCCGCAACTGCCGACGACCTGATGACACTTGCGGCCCGCAGTGGTTTCAACCAGGTGTTGAAATCTGCACGCATCACGCTGCAAAAGCCGAACGCACTCGCCGCCGTGCTCGAGCAGGTGCAGCCATGAAATTCAAGCCCGTTCTGGTATGCCTGGCTCTTTCGGCGTGTTCGGGCCGCGTGCCGACATTCAGCCTGCAGGGTTATTATTTCATCGGCGCAAGCGACGAAAAGAACGCCGTTGCTGAAAATGGCAGGTTGATGCAGGCCGTAAGCGAAATTGTGCTCGCCATTTATGAGAAGCAGCCCGCAAAACTTATGCAATATGTGCATGCGCAAGAAGGCGCCATAATTGACGCCAAGGCATTCGTGACTCAGGCCCAGGTCGG
The sequence above is a segment of the Turneriella parva DSM 21527 genome. Coding sequences within it:
- a CDS encoding fatty acid desaturase, with the translated sequence MARTEFLFDKNQEPHLGRTAAILKKHPEMRKFIGKKNPWSAVVILFTVALQLTIAWFLREQEWYIILPAAWLVGTIINHSYIGLLHDASHGLIFRGKFWNDVFGLIVNAPMLVPSYVSFKKYHMKHHAFQGVYELDADLPALWEVKAVKNIWYRKMLWLAFYPLIQTLRTMRVREVAFFDGWVLANWVTTFATDFLVFYFMGPMAFLYVAASFWFGFGLSIVGGRLIQEHYMVAEPQETYSYYGPLSLVSCHVGYHNEHHDFPSAAWNYLPQIRAAAPEFYNNIKYHTSWGALVLKFIFDKNMSLANRVVRKERGGVGLDDEVIPDVRIANA
- the purB gene encoding adenylosuccinate lyase, encoding MIDRYSTPEIRRLWSLQRKFEVWRDIEIAACEYWHTKGNITDAELNDIRTKSTFTVERINEIEAEIHHDVIAFLTALAENIGPASRHVHFGLTSSDVGDTAQMLLIVEAGELIRKAMRGLLQSLYKISVDHKDLVVAGRTHGVHAEPTTLGLKFLGHYAELSRADARLAHAIEDCRYGKISGAVGTYSQMPPELEAYVLGKFGLKPETVSTQVIPRDRHAYFLQAIALTGQALYRLMQEIRLLQRTEGREVEEPFQKGQKGSSAMPHKRNPILAERICGLARVLSGYATTAEFNIPLWHERDISHSGAERVILPDATALIEYMLLRSKFVIENLQVHPKNIERVLDATHGLLFSSRALLTVTAQTAMSREDAYAIVQSAAMATWENPGSGNLRSRLEAHEALKAIPKAEWDNVFDARSFLAHVDTIFARVANPN
- a CDS encoding STAS domain-containing protein, producing MDIKLHEKQGYYVVYLKGSLDMYTSVELKSQTDSIPLKTGEKVILQLNDVSYIDSSGIGVLIKIVNAVQAQSGTVHLTGIKPMIEKIFKVAGLMNFFSFITEDEFKTKYPV
- the metX gene encoding homoserine O-acetyltransferase MetX yields the protein MSNELSPQTRIVVAPQNFSFSDFALENGDRLAEVNIAYETYGKLNSDKSNAILIEHAFSGDAHAAFYHENETRPGWWDKMIGPGKAFDTNRFFVICSNVLGGCAGSTGPSSINPETGKEYALDFPQITIKDMVGAQKRLTEHLGIEKLYSVAGGSMGGMQVLQWLVSYPHAMKSAIPIATTARHSPQQIAFNEVGRQAIMADPKWNSGNYYGVEIPKAGLSVARMVGHITYMSEKSMAEKFGRRQKSDQDTTKFHADFEVEGYLRNRGDFFVRRFDANSYLYISKAMDLFDVSDGRHLSEKFYELEAKLLVLAFKSDWLYPAYQSLDIVSACKVAGVPVSYIEIEANYGHDSFLVETEKQSQLVRHFLTRVDEQIS
- the metW gene encoding methionine biosynthesis protein MetW, whose protein sequence is MEIPIQELQTERIDYRIILTLVEPKSRVLDMGCGDGELLYLLNKNLATRSQGIEIDHDQIVQSVERGINVLLGDLDSGLTDFKDNSFDYVILNNALQELRYPDDVIKDALRVGRRLIVGFPNFAYYKARLQFFFSGRTPVTPSLPFAWYESPNLHLLTIDDFKEYCRKRKYRIISERYVRNQKEISLRPNLLAQWGIFMITR
- a CDS encoding mannosyltransferase, yielding MLSRIANTIKSLYENHTLALALGLAFIIRSVAAYSNYGPFAVDDYLNVIEPALRYLMLGEKPEIPALRFEILPYAFAWFMKPLYLIGVKRADYLVSCAYFIMGIISLLQIVAMHRIGSLVLKPAAQRMMTLFAATWAIAPLFTNSADIAGPSYICLTFAVLYLLRATHRTAGEFRDEDLSFLRAPLVWCGFFLSFAIFFRFSLAPLYFALGGYLVFALPKGGRLRGLLQFGIGGAMTAVLMSLLELLNGKMPFSTALEFVKYNFDAHIATQSYGSMPWHMYLGIILLFPIPVLAFVFWWPMLKAARRFMGPTVLFLAFLVSHSAIAFKLERYVIPVVPIMMLWLFAGIEAYADRRFMRIAVILLFTLNTLFIAPVALTMLQRAGVDGAIYAGSLKPPQIVYGIDPWRWGYYGLKRPSPEFVPTLAELEKSALEKNWPRFSVYRFLYFTEAEKQRLKQKGISCRLAKAFKPDFLERISIKLNPAMNFRRNDTTVYECTRL
- a CDS encoding tetratricopeptide repeat protein; translated protein: MDDLISVLLLGGIIGVVGIFAYYVVRTYLVPKRVEELAEMIKQGHTGPAISKLTKMIEENERDPYLHFLLGEAYSKQNDLQGAANEYRQTIKIGKWGAQVKEAAVRSRLAKIYMTNRNYDEAKKEYLILTRLDGTNNENFYQVGVLFETAGLNDKALPYFKQSAKLKPTHADSFHHIGIIEYNFGNVNDAKMALTEAVKLNGNLHGAHYYLGMCLKNQKDYDWAVKEFELASKDENFKGRALLAKGLCLMEKGQLPTAQVELEKGLLTAPKGSELELNLRYAIGACAERKRDFHTAIANWERITDVNPKFRDVAEKLKAYEEFRTDDTIKDFMIAPPGKFEAQTRAIVEAMTFKVVDLNVVDDSEVHILATEEEGNRRNSKKSNRLIYILRTTDLVPERTVRQLHEEMRSKGANKGACISTSDFSSQAHAFIQSRPIELYDRKQLIALLRAI